The sequence gcagggattgaaccctggtgGTTGGTGTTAGCAGCATCACACTCAAATCAactgagctaagcggccagccccatttttgcttttatgttttattgaaatgaaatttacataacatagaatgaaccagcttaacctGAACAATTCTGTgtcatttagtacattcacaacaCTGTGCAGTCACCACCTCCATCCGATTCCAACACATTTCcgtcaccccaaaaggaaacctcCTACCCAATAgaagtcactccccatttctcccttcccccagtctGTACCAGTGACAATATGCTGCCACCTCTATAGATTCAcctgttatgtgtattttatataaaaggaatcatacaacGTATGATCAttttgtctagcttctttcactcagcataatggttttgaggtttatccatgttatagcatgaaTCAGGACTGTAATTGTTTATATGGCTCAATAAAATTCTAGTATATGTATGCACAAATTGTTTATCCACCCATTCATTGGTGGACTCAATGTTCTTTAATGAAGTCCCTTTCTGCTGAAATTAGCCACAGTTGGTTTCTGTTATTTTGCAACTGAGAACCATGAGTGAAACATGCTGGAATATAGCCGATCACCAGTAAATAACTCAAACCAGAATGTAAAACCATAAGGGTTTTCTCCAACTAGTATCTTCTCCTCTCTGTGTATTTGCTTCTTTGGCTCCTCTCTCGGCCCATGTGATACGAACCGAGCAGGCAGCAGATGATGGACTGATGCATTCCAGCCAATCCATGTGGTGACATGGACTGGCTGTTCCTTAGTCCTGGTTCCAAATTGGTCCAAGCAGCCATGGTGAAGGGGAAGAAAAGTTTTATAAACATGAATCCTGGGGCCCTGCCAGTCTGTGAATATATGGATTAGGGAATTCTGTTCCAAGAAAAGTGTAAGCCGTGTGAGTTGAAGAGACTTCCCAAAGTGTGTCTACCCCAAGGTCCTGAAGCTTCTAAATCACAGCATGCTGTGCTCTCCTGGAAACAGCTTTCCGTTGAATGTAGCTACCCTTTACCCCAAACATGTCCATAGGTTGGGCCGATCTCAGTAATGTGCTGTTAACATTCCCGTCTGTCAATGGAGAAGATGTGGTATCAATAATCTTGTCTGAGGATAACCAGACATAAGAAATCTGGGGTTACAGAAAATACAAGAATAGCCCCAGGTGTGAGCAAAGACAGTGCCAAGAAAAAGGATCTATTCATTGAATTTCCATATCAATGGTCACAGGCTAGATCACCAAGGTGAAGAGGCTTGACTTCCAGGGAATTATGTCTGGAATTTGTATCCATCCATGTGGCttcctttctaatatttttaagttttgacaTAAGAGTTACACCTAAATCTTAGATACTACTCTATGTCATCATTGTTTGCTCCAAAGGGACAAAAAAGTGGTTGAGACaattattctctttttgtctctaaTGAGGCTCTTAGGGAATCTGGTCTCCATAGCCAAGGAGGCTCCTGTAAACACTAGGTCTGTGGTTGCCACAATGAATCACACATGTGTAAACCATGAGCCCCTGCTCCTCCTCACCCACAACCGGCCTGTGTTTCCAGGACAATCCCCACTATAAAGAGAAGCACTGGGCAGTTGTGCAGAAGTGAGAACACCTGACAGCAGGAGCACCAACCTCCTCCAGGTGAGGTGCAGCCACGGAGACATCGATACTTGTCTATTAAGATGGGAAGTTCTTTTAGGAACCTCCTTTTTGGCATCTTCCAGATACAGAAAGTAATAGTAAGAGCCCTGAATGTACAGTGGTCACTCTGAGATGATCCCAGTAATAATTAACTGttacttttttcactttattagCTACTAAGGAGttgggtgggtggagggaaaaCTGAGAAATGTAAGCAGAAATACACATGGTGGAGTCAGGCTGTACATATGTCTGTGAGTTTTTCAACATTAAATGTGGAAAATAAGAATCAATGAGTCCAGGAAGGAAAGCGTTAGACCTGATCATTGGATACTGGAAGTGCAAGTGGGGTGGGCACATCCTGTTTCAGCAGCTCTATAAAGTGATTTGCACGTGTGGTCCTGCCTGGAGCCTGATCACATCTTAATCAGCCGTGTCTAGGCTTCTGAATATGCTGCCCTCTATTCAGCCAGCTCAGAGCATGAGAGGGACAAACCAGTCGAGCGTCTCCGAGTTCCTCCTCCTGGGACTCTccaggcagccccagcagcagcagcagctcctctTCGTGCTCTTCCTGAGCATGTACCTGGTCACGGTCCTGGGAAACCTGCTCATCGTCCTGGCCATCAGCACCGACTCCCGCctgcacacccccatgtacttcttcctcagcAACCTGTCCTTCATGGACGTCTGCTTCTCCTCCACCACCGTCCCCAAGATGCTGACCAATCACATACTTGGCAGTCACAGCATCTCCTTCTCTGAGTGTCTAACACAGATGTATTTTATCTGTGTGCTTGCTGTCATGGACAGTTTCCTCCTGgctgtgatggcctatgaccgcttcGTCGCCATATGCCACCCGTTGCATTACAGAACAAAGGTGACCCATCAGCTCTGTGCCCTACTGGTCATTGGATCTTGGGCCACTGCCAACCTGAATGGATTGTTGCACACGCTGCTGACGGCTCGACTCTCCTTCTGTGCAGACAATGTGATCCCCCATTTCTTCTGTGATATGAATCCACTCCTGAAACTCTCCTGCTCAGACACACAGCTCAATGAGCTCATGATTCTTACGGAGGGTACCTTGATCACAGTCACCCCATTTGTTTGCATCCTGACTTCCTATGTGCACATCTCCTGTGCTGTCCTGAGGGTCCCATCCACAAGGGGAAGGtggaaagccttctccacctgtggctCCCACCTGGCTGTGGTTTCCCTCTTCTATGGCACCATCAGTGCTGTGTATTTCAACCCTTCCTCCTCACACTCAGCTGAGAAAGACATCACAGCTACTGTGATGTATACAGTGGTGACCCCCATGCTAaaccccttcatctacagcctgaggaacaaggaCTTGACAGGGGCTCTAAGAAAAGTGTTTGTCAGGAAGACATTTTCTGTCTGATGAGAGAATCAAGACTGAATCTCATTCCCAAGAGAATTGGTTTCTCACCATTTGAGCATAAATCAGTCGTTGTTCATCAAAGATAGTCTGGAAACAAATACATTGATGTCTTTGAGAGGGGCACACAGAAGGCAAGTGACTGTCATTTGTTAGTGGACTCtgattcattttgttttgttttgttttgtttctaagatgactggtaaggggatctcaacccttggcttggtgttgtcagcaccacactctcccgagtgagccacaggccggcccagactCTGATTCATTTGTAACCCTGTTGCagctatccagttagaagacctCTTTGTAATACTAAATGTTGcgttttaagttttttattaatttttttttacttaaaaatgtatttgaatatttttggcCTTGAGTATATGGTATAAAACATTAAGATATCTAAGGAAAAAAGTGATACCATCTATGATACGCTTCAAATGTCAAGTGATACAGTTTTATTTCCAATATGAACTAATTTCACTGTGACTTGCTAATTTCTTTAATGTCTTCATTTGATTAACTTCACCAACTTATCTCTTATCTAACTTTAAGATTCTAAAATCAGAGTGAGATATCCAGCCACTGAAATGATAACAATGTTTACctggaataaatgaatattttgctCAAAATCCCAGTCCTTCAAGCTCTTCATCGGGACTAAACTTCATCCACATGAAGTTCCCTGTTGATCCAATAAATGGAGGGTTTTTTATGCTACAGTCTCGATCTACAAGAGGAGAGAACCAATTGTCCCATCTCAAATTTGTAACTCATCAAGCTGACATTCAAAGGAAGGTTCTATATAATAATGTTCATCAAAGGTCAACTCTGTTTTCTGATGTGGAGCAGCTACCTGAATATACAGACACTCCTTGCTTGGTGGACCTGAGTCTTGGTAATTGGTGAATCAAAATGACCTCCATTGCTGGTTCCAACCCAAAAGCCACATTGGGTTGCAGGAATGTGCTTGATTCCAATACATTATCCATCGTGGGACTTTTGGGCCACAGCAATTCCCTCCACTACAGGTATTGTTATTGACAGCTCTTTGAGGACTGAGCACAGCTGCTCTGTCCTCATCGCCACTCCCTGGCTGCCACCCCATGGAGCAGAGCTCAGGCCTGCCTCATCCAAGGATTGCTATATGTAGCGCAGGCTCCACTGAAGTTGAGACTAAATCTTTGATTGTTTTACACCTGAATCTAGTTCTTACTTTTATGTGATTTGATACATGCAACACATGTACTTGAAttttggaatcacctgggaaactTTCACAATCCACTGATGTCCAGGCCCCAATACTGAGCACATAACCCAGAATCTCTGCAGGTGAAGTTCATGCCCCAACACTGAGATTTTGAAAAGACATCTCAGATGATTCTAACATGCAGTCAGAGTGGAGAACCACTGGTTTACCTCATCCTCCTGTGTACATCCTCTGGAGTGGTCAGTCATGAAGGCTGggtcacaaaataaattttgagaCTCAGACAAAAGAACAGCAGAGTGAAATATGAGGCCTGAATTGAGTGACAGCATTTCCAGTGAGACTGAAGAGGAGATGGCGACAGGTGTCCTGGTGCATCCAGAGGAAACCACAGAGAAGCCTATGAACACCCAGGAGCATTCTGATTGGCTGCCTGACCTTAGGGGGCGGGTCCAGCCAGGGTGACCATCTTCAGTATGAGGGAAACTGGTCAGCACCTGCTGTAACCTCTTGCCCAGACCCACTATCTGGCCCTGCTTTCTTCTCCGACTTGCCAGTTCCTGCCCACACCACCAAGAAAAAAGTCAAATGAcacctcctcctccaggaggCCTCCTGACTCTGTCTTCCCATTCTCACAGCTCTATTTCTCTTTGGTTTATTCTTCCCTCTCCACAAGGGCTTTCCCTCCTGACCCCAGTATACTACTCACTTTGTATCCCCAGTGTCTGGCCTTGCTCCTCCTGACCAAAAACAATAATCAActatagaagaaagaaaacaaaacaagtaagtGAATATTGCCTTAACTTGTAATTTGGACACTCTTATTTTAGaaggagttttaaaatttctcccattaaaaaaatcatttaaaagattTCTGTTCAAGGTGGTAGAATTGATGGTCCAcagcatcactctgtcccacaagCAACCAATCTGCAACCATCAAAAcaacgactgccaagctggggctgctagagctcaggggaagaggaggagagatctacggaGTTCACAAAAGCagaagaagccacgatgagagaaagaaaggaccgcccCTATACTTTTGATCCCCgacacttcaaggctggccctggtgagcactcagagcaagagctggcaaagccacagctgtatcctttgtatgaagttgcatggagatggcaggggagaagaaggccttattggaccccaggccagtgagaccactAACAGtgctcccatggacccacataggagcaaggggccacagacaactacaatcagcacaggaccactcagagcaCACTGGAGATGGAGTATAGATCTGCAGGCAGGGCAgttcactgaaaagactcaggcccacacCAGAGTTTCCACCCAACCCAGgagtactggacctcacaagacccagaagtacttaagaggtcaacaattaaaacctgagttgcacaaaaagcctcccaGTAAATctgcaatttagctcaaccacagggctcaagtgctggtccccacaggaagttccaccattttagaagtaagcaaatgacatcaagttagttccagtgcagagtttaagtggtggggatagctaataatccaacacagaattgaaacacaaaaaacacacaGATCAGATACACATTTCTGGTATTAACCACTAAAGgcataacaccaccaaagaacacctataaagtGTATAAGAACTggaagctccccaggctcccaaactggggtgggggagggctgaTGCtccatgtccacatccagccGAGCAAAGACCACTGAGTCACTGTTGGAAGTTCCCTGGGCTCCCAaactgggacagtggggggccaagggcctcagacaTGCCCCCCTGCCGCGATGTTCACATCCATACCAGTTACAACCACCAAGCTGACTCTGgtagtgccctgggctcctgagctggggcagtgggagggctGAAGTCCTCAGCAACACCCTCTAGATGTCTGTatccagcccagccctgccactggaagtgccccaggctctcccgcaggagtgaggggggtgccataggcATTGATCATGcccaccttcctcctcttcccaccctatcaCTCTCCTCCTTCCTGTCTCCCCCTTGCCCTCGACTGCTCTGCAatgacatcttagaatgtaataataataataataaataaaattaagaaatataattttagttattttaaagctAGTATCTATACACTGTGCAACACCAAAaaatcataaagaagaaaattaaaataagccCATTCTTGGTGCTCAAAGATAACTGCAGTTATGCACCGTGAATATGGTTTTACCAAAGTTGGCTTCCAATGGGCTTGTGCCCCTGGGTTTCCCTCCTGCCCTCTGCTGCTGCCCCAGGAGAACATGCTCTCCAGGCTGCGTCCCTCCAGCCTGAGGACCCAGTAGAACACAAGAACTGCGGACATGAGCCCAGCCCACAGTCTGGGGCCAAGACCAGGTGACCCACATTCTGAAAAGAGAGAATTTATTGCTTTTCTAAGTTACTGTGGTTGGAGAGCTTTGGAATGTATTCTTATATACTGTTACTATGGTGACATactaggtactattattatgGTAATACATTAGGTACTGTTACTACGGTAATATATCATCGGTGCAGTTTTTCTGAAACTCAGGTCCTGTCATCTGAGATCCTTCTTTCTTCATGTTCTCTAATTGTTTCTTGGCTCCCGTGTTTACAGATCACATATGCTGGTCTGTCTTCTTCACTCCAGTATATATTCTCGTCCCCCGGGGCTTTATTCTTGGATCTTTCCCTTCTCAGTCTTTGCTGTCTTCATAGATAATCCCATCCATTCTCGCAGCTCCTAATGAACCAATGTGCTGGTGACTTCTGAATCCATGTGCAGCCAGAGCCTTCCCTGAGCCCCAGGCCTAAACTATCTGActcttgggccccacccccatgtattagtctgttgcttttccttaaaacaaaatacacagaactgggtaatttgtaagaaaatgaaatttattgcttacagtttcagaggctgggaagtccaaagtccagggaacaaatctaGAGAaggtctttgctggtgactttacagcaatgcaggagtctcacattgctgAAGATGGAAGAGCAAAGAGAGCTGACTAACCACTCATGTGCTcttgttttaaagccctcagaacaatgcccctgaccaccattattaatccattcactatggcatggttttACAATCTTATCACCTTTCCAAGTCTCACCTTTCAGTTAACAGAATAGGACTTCCCACACtcccaacagttacagtgggaattaagcttctaacgtttgaactttggggacacaattcaatcaatccccAGCATTTTGCCCCTGGCCTTCAAAGTTCATgttcttctcacaggtaaatacattcatttcatccccaatgTCTTAACTTATTTTAGCTCAAGAcatccaaagtcccatctgtgaaatcaaaacaaaaaacaagctatctacttccaagacatgacactgggacaaacatagggtacacatTTGCAtctgaaaagggagaaataggccaaaaggaaggggtaacaggtcctaggCAAGTCTGAAACCTggcaggacaggcattaaatctcaaagctggtgaatcatgtaccttgactccatgttcaatgtcctctgcttGCTGGTAtggaggttgggtccccaagtccttcaGCAGCTCTgattctatggctttcctggtctcctgTGATACTTCAGCTCTCATAGGCTGGctttgcatgctggtagctccacaggtgtGGGGTCTCCATGCTGATTCTGCTCTCATGGCTTCACTATGTATGGCACTgatgggatttctctgctgcaactctgaccccacatttctgctcggcattgctctagtgaaggctgtctgtggtgaatcTGTCCCCAtgatagatctcttcctgggcccccaggctttttcatacatcctttgaaatcagagtggaggctcccaagccttcagaacTCTGGCATTCTGAGTCAACAGACCTAACACTatatggacactgccaaggcttctggcttgtattttccacaGCTGTAGGTCTAgacacacctgggaccaattcaGCCACAGCTGAAGCAGCTAAATCaactggggtgctggtgctgctggAAGTGGCTTCCcgaagtggccctgggcagcaagttCATGGAGGGCATCTCAGGTCTGTTCcttgagaccattctgtctccctagtccTTTGAACCTGAAATGGAAGCTTTGGCCCCAGAagcttctgaaatgccttcagggctttttccccttctcttgataatccctttcttttctactaatcttcttagtaccattgcatttttcttctgaaaatgctctctgcttctctactgcctggc comes from Cynocephalus volans isolate mCynVol1 chromosome 6, mCynVol1.pri, whole genome shotgun sequence and encodes:
- the LOC134379772 gene encoding olfactory receptor 1361-like, with the translated sequence MRGTNQSSVSEFLLLGLSRQPQQQQQLLFVLFLSMYLVTVLGNLLIVLAISTDSRLHTPMYFFLSNLSFMDVCFSSTTVPKMLTNHILGSHSISFSECLTQMYFICVLAVMDSFLLAVMAYDRFVAICHPLHYRTKVTHQLCALLVIGSWATANLNGLLHTLLTARLSFCADNVIPHFFCDMNPLLKLSCSDTQLNELMILTEGTLITVTPFVCILTSYVHISCAVLRVPSTRGRWKAFSTCGSHLAVVSLFYGTISAVYFNPSSSHSAEKDITATVMYTVVTPMLNPFIYSLRNKDLTGALRKVFVRKTFSV